TCGTCGCCGACCGCTGAGTCCGCACCGCTGTCAGCGCCGGGCGTCAGCGCCGGGCGTCAGCGCCGGGTGCTCCACAGGGCCCACGCGACGAGGACGGGCTGGAAGAACAGCCGTGCGATGCGAGACCGGTCGCTGTCGAGACCGAAGCCGCGCCGCTGGCCCATCGCCTGCGCGATGTTGCCGGGGAAGACAGCCACGAAGAACGCCGCAAGGAGGGCGCCGACGCGACGACGCTCTCGCGGCAGCGCCACCAACGCGAGGCCCAGCATCATCTCGACGGCACCCGACGCGACCACGACGCCGTCCTTGTCGATCGGCAGCAGGTCGGTGACGGCGTCGGGCACTTGGGCCTGGAACTCGCGGCGCGCCCAGAACAGATGACTCAGCCCCGCGAACACCATCGAACCGGCAAGGAGCCATCGCGCGCACGTTCGCATGTCCCGAGCGTAACCCGTGAGGCCGCGCGTGGGCGTCGGTAGGCTGGAACGGTGAGCGAGGGGGCGCAGGCGGCGATCGTGCGGATGCCGGACGGGACCGTCAAGCAGGTCGGACCGCTGACCGGCACCCGCGTGTGGACCGTGCCGGGCCGAGCGCACCGGCCGCTCGCCGCACCCCGTGACGACCCTCGACGACTCGCTCCGGGCGAAGAGCGCCGGCTCTGCGCCTTCTGCACCGACCGGTACCTCGAGACCACACCCGAGAAGTCGCGGCTCGTGGGCCCGACGTTCGAGGAGCACCGGAGGGTGCCCGCCGACGAGGTGGAGGACACCGTCGCGGAGTTCCGCAGATTCGGCAACCTGTTCGAGATCGTCTCGGCGGAGTACTGGCGCGAGAATCACGGATTCCGCCAGCCCTCGTCGGTGATCGAGTGGGCGCAGGAGTATCTGGCCAATCCCGTGGGGCGCCTGCACCTCGAGAAGCTCGCCGCCATCCGTGCGAACGCCACCGACTCCGCGCCGTCGCTGGAGGAGGCGACCCTCGACCTCCTGGGCGGCTCCCACGACGTGATCGTCGCCCGGCGCCACGTGCGAGACGGCGCCGTCCACGACGATGAGCTCGTGTCGTCGGGCGAACTGACTCCCGACGAGCACGCCGCCTACCTCTCGTTCACCGTCGCCGCACTCGCCGACATCCAGGCCGCCCAGCCCCACGCCGCGTACGTCTCCGTCTTCCAGAACTGGCTGCGCCCGGCCGGGGCCTCCTTCGAGCACCTCCACAAGCAGCTGGTCGCGATCGACGAGCACGGACCGCAGATGGACCGCGAGCTCACGATGCTCGCGAGCGACCACTTCCTCTATCAGCACCGCATCATCGACCTCTCCGTGGCGCAGGGACTCGTCGTGGCCGCGACCGACGGCGCGGTCGCCGTCGCCGGTGTCGGACATCGCTATCCCGCGTTCGAGGTGTTCTCCACCGCCGCCGCACACCTGCCCCAGGAGCATTCGCCCGCCGAGATCCGTGCCGTGTCCGACCTCGTGCACGCCCTGCACGCCGCGACCGGCGTACACGTCCCGACCAACGAGGAATGGCACTATCGTCCGCCGCGCGCGCCGTGGCCCATGCCGTGGCGCGTGGTGCTGAAGTGGCGTATCTCGAACCCGGCGGGGTTCGAGGGCGGCACCAAGGTGTACGTCAACACGATCGACCCGTGGGAGCTGCGCCGACGGGCGGTGGCCGAGCTGACGGCACTCCGGGATGCCGGCCGGATCGCGCCCGGCATCCGTATCGGCGACGAGGTCGCCCCGGACGACATGCGTCTGCGCTACGCGGACGCAACCGGTGACGACGAACACGGAGGCTCGTCGGCGTGACCTTCCCCTTCGATCGCCTACGACGCCGACCCGACGTCGAGGGCCCCGACCTGGCCGCCTCGGATGCGGCGGACCGCTTGCTGCGCGACGAGTCCGCCGCCGCACGCGCGGCCGCCCCCGACGACATCGTGGTGATCGGCGACGGCTACGGTGCCCTCACCCTCGCCGCCCTCCACGACGGTGCGCGTCGGGTGCGCACACACCAGGACGCTCTCACCGGTGAGCGCGCACTCGCCGCCAACGCCGCCGACCTCGCACTCGAGGGATTCGCATCGCTGCCGCTGACAGCCGACCTCGTTCGCGGGGCACGCGTCGTGCTGCTGCGTCTCCCCCGGTCTCTGGACGCGCTCGCCGACATCGCGGGCCTCATCGCCGCACACGCCTCGCCCGACGTCGTCGTGTTCGCGGGCGGAAGGCTCAAGCACATGACGACGGCCATGAACGACGTCCTCCGCGCGCAGTTCCGCACGCTGGACGTCACGCACGCGCGTCAGAAGTCCCGCGTCCTCGTGGCCCGCGAGCCGCACGACGGCCGCGACCCCGTGGCGGCGAGCGCGACGGTCGACGGTCTCACGATCTGCGCCTTCGGCGGGGCGTTCGCCGGCACTCGCCTGGACATCGGCACGCGCCTCCTCCTCGCTCACCTGCCCGAGGCATTGCCCCGCGGTGCGGGCACGGCCGAGGATCCGCTGGTGGACCTCGCGTGCGGGACCGGGGTCGTGGGCGCCTGGCTCGCGCGTCGGCATCCCGAGGCGCGGGTGATCGCGACGGATCAGTCGGCCGTCGCCGTCGCCTCGGCGCGCGCGACGATGACGGCCAACGAGGTGGCCGACCGGGTCACCGTCGTCCGCGACGACGCCCTCGGGTCGCGACCGGACGCTTCGGCATCCTTCATCGTCCTCAACCCGCCGTTCCACAGCGGGGCGGCCGTGTCCGACCGGGTCGCGCCGCATCTGTTCGCGGATGCCGCGCGGGCGCTGCGCCCCGGCGGGCAGTTGTGGTGCGTGTGGAACTCTCCGCTGGCCTACCGCGGCGCCCTCGAGCGCATGGTCGGGCCGACGCGGCAGGTGACACGCGATGCGAAGTTCACGGTCACCGTCTCGACCCGCCGCTGACGCGGAACCGGGCGGTCAGGACGCGGGAAGACGCGGGACGGATGCCAGCAGCTGCGCCGTGTAGGGGTGTGCGGGAGACGTGAGCACCGACGCGGTGGGTCCCTGTTCGACGATCCGCCCGGCCTCCAGCACCGCCATCTGCTCGCACAGGGCGGAGACAATCGTGAGGTCGTGGGACACGAGGAGGAAACCGATCCCCTGCTCGTGGGCGAGCCGCTGCAGCAGCTCGATGACGTGCATGCGCACGGACGTGTCGAGGGCGCTCACCGGTTCGTCGGCCAGGAGCAGCGCCGGCCGGGGCGCGAGCGCACGGGCGATCGCGATGCGCTGGCGCTGACCGCCGGAGAACTCCGCCGGGTAGCGCTCCGCGGCATCCGCCGACAGTCCGACCGCCTCCAGGAGCTCGGCGACGCGGGCGCGGGGGTCGGCGTCGATCCCGAGCGAGCGCAGCGGTTCGGCGATCGAGCGGCCGACCGGCATCCGCGGATCGAGGGAGGAGAAGGGGTCCTGGTACACCGGCTGCACGGCGCGGCGGAAGCGGCGCATCGCGCGACGGTCGCGGACGTTCAGAGCGGCACCGTCGAACACGATCCGCCCCTCGGTGGGCACGGCGAGGCCGAGCAGCAGTCGCAGGAGCGTCGTCTTGCCGGCTCCCGACTCTCCGACGAGTCCCACGCTCGCGCCGGGCGAAACCGTCAGGCTCACGTCGGTGAGCACCCGCTGGTCGCGTCCGTAACCGAACCCGACGTTCTCCGCGGCGAGGAGCGGCGCCGGCGCGGTCATGCGTCCGCTCCCGTCGCGGGCCCTGCAGGGAGGAAGTCGTCGAGTCGGCGTGATGCCGCCACGAGCTGCGTCGTGTAGGGGTGTGCGGGGGTGCGGAGGATCTGCGTCGTCGGGCCATGCTCCACCTGCCTGCCGTCCTTCATCACGAGCACGTGGTCGGCGATCCCCGCCAGCACCGGCAGGTCGTGGCTGATGAACAGCAGGCTCATCCCGCGTTCGCTCACTTCCCGTTGCAGCAGGTCCAGGATGCCGGCCTGCACCGTCACGTCGAGGGCCGTCGTCGGCTCGTCGGCGATGAGCAGCCGCGGACCGGCGGCGAGTGCGAGCGCGATCGCGACGCGCTGACGCTGGCCGCCCGAGATCTCGTGGATGTACGAGCGGGCGATCCGCTCCGGCTCGGCGAGCTGCACGTCGGCGAGCGCGTCCAGTACCCCCCGTCGCAGGGCGTCGCCGCGCAGGCCGCGGTGATGCTGCAGCGGCCAGGCGAGCTGACGTCCGATGCGCATGAGCGGGTCGAGCGAGGCCAGCGGCTCCTGGAAGACGGCGCCGACGGTCGCGCCCCGCACGCGGTCGAGCCGCCGCGACGGCGTGCCGACGATCTCGATCGGGGCGCTGCCGGCATCCGCTCTCACGCGCGCTGATCCGCCCGCGACGAGCGGATGAGGGAGCAGCCCGAGCACGGCGAGCGCGGTGAGCGACTTCCCCGACCCCGACTCGCCGATGACCCCGAGACGTTCCCCCGGGGCGATCGCGACGCCGACGCCGTGGACCAGGGTGCGAGGCTCCGGGCCGTCGATCCGCACGGTGAGTCCGGCCAGTTCGAGGATCGCGTTCATCGGATGCTCCTCGAGGTGGGGTCGGCGACATCGCGGAGACCGTCGGCGAGGAGGTTCATGCCGATGATCAGGGCGACGAGCAGGATGCCGGGCAGCACGGCGGCCGTCGGCGCCACCAGCACCGTGCTCTGCGCCTCCTGCAGCATGCGGCCCCACGACGCGTTGGGCGGGGGCGAGCCGAGTCCGAGATAGGACAGGGAGGCCTCCGCCCCCACCGCTCCCCCGAACTGGAGGGCGAGGGGCACGATGAGGGTCGGCCAGACGTTGCGCAGCAC
This genomic window from Candidatus Microbacterium phytovorans contains:
- a CDS encoding DUF4921 family protein, with the protein product MSEGAQAAIVRMPDGTVKQVGPLTGTRVWTVPGRAHRPLAAPRDDPRRLAPGEERRLCAFCTDRYLETTPEKSRLVGPTFEEHRRVPADEVEDTVAEFRRFGNLFEIVSAEYWRENHGFRQPSSVIEWAQEYLANPVGRLHLEKLAAIRANATDSAPSLEEATLDLLGGSHDVIVARRHVRDGAVHDDELVSSGELTPDEHAAYLSFTVAALADIQAAQPHAAYVSVFQNWLRPAGASFEHLHKQLVAIDEHGPQMDRELTMLASDHFLYQHRIIDLSVAQGLVVAATDGAVAVAGVGHRYPAFEVFSTAAAHLPQEHSPAEIRAVSDLVHALHAATGVHVPTNEEWHYRPPRAPWPMPWRVVLKWRISNPAGFEGGTKVYVNTIDPWELRRRAVAELTALRDAGRIAPGIRIGDEVAPDDMRLRYADATGDDEHGGSSA
- a CDS encoding methyltransferase; the encoded protein is MTFPFDRLRRRPDVEGPDLAASDAADRLLRDESAAARAAAPDDIVVIGDGYGALTLAALHDGARRVRTHQDALTGERALAANAADLALEGFASLPLTADLVRGARVVLLRLPRSLDALADIAGLIAAHASPDVVVFAGGRLKHMTTAMNDVLRAQFRTLDVTHARQKSRVLVAREPHDGRDPVAASATVDGLTICAFGGAFAGTRLDIGTRLLLAHLPEALPRGAGTAEDPLVDLACGTGVVGAWLARRHPEARVIATDQSAVAVASARATMTANEVADRVTVVRDDALGSRPDASASFIVLNPPFHSGAAVSDRVAPHLFADAARALRPGGQLWCVWNSPLAYRGALERMVGPTRQVTRDAKFTVTVSTRR
- a CDS encoding ATP-binding cassette domain-containing protein, with amino-acid sequence MTAPAPLLAAENVGFGYGRDQRVLTDVSLTVSPGASVGLVGESGAGKTTLLRLLLGLAVPTEGRIVFDGAALNVRDRRAMRRFRRAVQPVYQDPFSSLDPRMPVGRSIAEPLRSLGIDADPRARVAELLEAVGLSADAAERYPAEFSGGQRQRIAIARALAPRPALLLADEPVSALDTSVRMHVIELLQRLAHEQGIGFLLVSHDLTIVSALCEQMAVLEAGRIVEQGPTASVLTSPAHPYTAQLLASVPRLPAS
- a CDS encoding ABC transporter ATP-binding protein is translated as MNAILELAGLTVRIDGPEPRTLVHGVGVAIAPGERLGVIGESGSGKSLTALAVLGLLPHPLVAGGSARVRADAGSAPIEIVGTPSRRLDRVRGATVGAVFQEPLASLDPLMRIGRQLAWPLQHHRGLRGDALRRGVLDALADVQLAEPERIARSYIHEISGGQRQRVAIALALAAGPRLLIADEPTTALDVTVQAGILDLLQREVSERGMSLLFISHDLPVLAGIADHVLVMKDGRQVEHGPTTQILRTPAHPYTTQLVAASRRLDDFLPAGPATGADA